CCGCTGGATACATCTCAACCGCATAGGCAAGTGCTACTGGAGAGAAGGTTGCTGCTGCTGCTCCCTGTAGTCCTCTTAAAGATAAAATCCATGCAAAGCTGTGAACGGTTCCCAGAATTAATGAGATCAATGCCAGGAAAAGGAGCCCTGCAAATATAACAGTCTTCCGTCCGTATTTATCGGACAGCGCGCCATAGATTAAGCAACCAATGGCAAAGCCTATCGAAAAAGTACTTCCCGCAGCGGCAGCATTCGTCGTGGAAATTTCAAAAAGCTGTGCAAACAATGTAATTAGCGGAATCGTTACGTATAGACTGGACATGACAACAAGGCCGGTCCAGCAAAGAATAATGGTCATAAGCGTATAATTTCTAGTTGTACCCGTAGCATTGATTGGATTGTTCATATTACACCTCAATTATAAAATTTGTTCGAAGTTAGATTTCGTTGGAAATTGCATCTCATATAGTTCCTTGTATCGCCCATTTCGCCGGAGTAGGTTTTCATGATTTCCCAACTCCACAATCTGTCCATGCTCCAATACAACAATTTGATCGGCATTTTGAATCGTGGAAAGACGATGGGCGATAACCAGACAAGTTCGACCTGGAAGAAGCACAGATAACGCATGCTGAATATGTTGTTCAGATTCCGTATCCAGAGCAGCCGTAGCTTCGTCCAAAATAAGAATGCGAGGATTGGTCAAGAAAGCTCTGGCTATTGACAATCTTTGCTTTTGTCCTCCGGAAAGCTTGACCCCTCTTTCCCCGATGGGCGTATCATAGCCCATTGGAAAGGCTGAAATAAATTCGTGGGCGTTTGCGGCATGGGCAGCCGCTTTGATCTCATCTTCTGTGGCCTGAGGTTTACCGTACGCAATATTTTCACGTATCGTGCCATTGAGGAGAATTACGTCCTGAGATACGATCCCCATCTGCTGACGAAGCGACTTCACCGTCACTTCCGTTAACGGATAACTGTCAATATAAATGTCTCCTCGCTGAACGTCGTACAAACGGGCAATCAAATAAGCAATCGTTGACTTTCCTGATCCTGACGAACCAACCAAAGCCGTAGTTTGGTTACATGGAATCCGCAATTGGAAGTTTTGTAGAATGGGATGTCCTTCTTCATATGCAAATTCAACATCATCAAACACAATTTGTCCTTTTACTGGCGGTAGAACAATCGCTCCTTCCTTATCGTAAACCTCTGGAACGGTTGCTAAGACTTCTTGAATGCGCTCGAATGCTGCTGCCGATTGCTGAACTTTGGTAATCATTCTGCTAAAGGAGCGGATGGGCGCTTGCAACAAACGCAAGTAAGCTAAGTAAGCTACGATATCACCAACGGACATATTCCCATGCATAACCTGCCACGCTCCGAACAGGAGCACCGACGTCATACCTACATAATTCAGCCAATCGATAATTGGCGAGAAAGTTCCCGATAACCTTGAAGCAAAGACTGTGGCTATCCGATGCTGTTCGCTCAATGCCTTGAACTGCTTAGCTTCCGCATCTTCACTTGCAAAAGACTTGATCATCCGTATGCCTGACAACGTATCTTGAAGTGAGTTGTTTAACTGAGCTGATATGTGACGTACCGCTCTATAGGCACTCTTAATGCGTAGGCTGAAATATCGTGATGTTATAAATAAGAAAGGCAGGGTAATAAGTGTAATTAATGCTAGTTGCCAGTCCGTATATAATAAGTACCCCACGATCGCAGCGAAGGTTATGACATCCGCTATGATGGACAGGCTATCGGCTGAAACCAGTTCTTGTAGTTGATTTACATCACTCGTTAACCTTGCCATAAGATCCCCGGTCCGATTACGATCAAAAAATTTCAAATCCAAACTTAATGTGTGTTTGTGCAATTTGTTTCGCAACTGGAAAATTGCCTTCTGACTAACAATTGTCATTACATAACTGCTACTGAAGTTAAATATCCCCAGCAGCAATGCAGCTAGCAGGATAAGACCTCCCGTTTCTAGTAGCGCGTAATACCTTTTTTCAGGGATGATCTGGTCTATGATCTCTTTAGTTAACTGGGGGATCATAAATTCAAGAATAGAAATGGCTATCACTGTGACGGCACCAAGCATAAGCAAGACCCATTGCGTCCTTGTGTGCAAGAACATCTCCTTAAACATGATGCGCAGCGATATAAAATGCTGTTCACGACTCTGCTGCTGGTCCCCGGAATGCTGAGTTTGTTTCATTTTGCATCACATACCTTCATGTTGTAATATCCATCACGGTTATCAAATCAGATCATATCCATCTCTGATCTCATGTAATTAGATTATCTAACTATATGACCAAAAAAATTATCTACCCGATCCAAGTCGTTTTTCTAAGCTTGCATTTAGTTTAACCAACACTTTTTGGAACACCGCTTGCTCCTCTTTATCTAATTCATCAACAAGGGATGCGCAAGTAGACCAGAACGTAGGCAATATTTGATTCACAAGCGTACTGCCTTCAGCGCTAATACGAACATGAGTCATGCGACCATCCTTGGCATACGGTTCACGAACAATCAAATTTTTTTTCTCCAGCCATATTAACAAGGCCGTTACGGACGATCGACGAATCCCCAATCGGTCTGCTATGGATGAAGGTGTAACCAACTCCTGATCTGCGTGAAGGGATAATAGGAGTAATAGATCCAGCTTGCTCTCCGTGATGTCAAAAGCAGCTAAATCAATATCCACCATGTCTAAAACGTTATCTCCCAGCCAGAGCATAATTAGTCCCAGATGCGCTGAATTTAGATTGGTATCGGATGAGGATGTACGCTCCATCAACTTCAAATAAGGTGATGTTCCAAGTCTCGGTAATTGTTGCTCGGTCGTATATTCCTTGGCAGGCTTTCTTTTCAATTTGCATACCTCCTTACTCCTATAGTTAGATTATCTAATTACATTGAATATAACTGATTTCTTTTATTTTTGCAAACCAAATTAAGAAACAAAGGTAACCCTAGAGGCAGAGTTACCTAACATCATGTATTCGAGAAATGTACAGAATTCCGAAAAACTAATTCTTGAATAATCTGGATCGGATTCTTCAAGGTCGAAACAAGTCTTCGCATAATTACTAACTCTTTCGTATAACCCGGGACATTCATACTCTTTCATGCAACTATTTCACCTAACGTTCCCGTTTTCACGACGTCCGACGTAGTCGGATGTGTCCAGATACTCCTACTTCCCCGAAATCCCTCTGCCGGATCGAGGGCGTATGCCCAACGCGTGAATATAATGTTATATGAGGGTCAGGTCGTCTTTGAAATGCTAACGAATATTTACTATTTTATTTATTTCTACTAAATTTAAAGAGTAATGGAATTATTCCATCATCAGGTTTACCTAATAAAAATCCAAATTTATTAATGTTATTTACAAACAACCTACCGTTACACCTGTACCGATACCAGCCCCAATACTTAGCAAATACTTTTTTTGATTTTTCAATTCTTTTCTTCGAAGTAGTAGCTCATTTATATGTTGTGAATTATTATTTTGACAATATACAACAGCTTCACTCTGATAAAAGTCGAATATTTCATCAAACTTAGCATTAATTTTCTCTTTGATTCCCATGTATTAAAGCACTCATTCCTAAATTATTTGCTTTCCTGACTTTCATATAACGTTTCCGCATTCACGAACCCTCATCACCTTAAGGGAGCGTAGCGACCGGCCGCGACTGCGGTTAGGTGATGCAGGGTTGTCTGTCTGACTCCACTTCCTCGAAAATGCATCGGGCAGACCAAGGATTGCTTGCGATCCGTAGCGTGAATGTGTTGTTAGGTGATGTTGAAGCCCTCTTTGAACACTACCAATGATTTACTTCTTTCTCCAAAGACTTGCCCACAAAAAGGGCACCCCAAATATCTCATCACTTTCATTACATGTTGTCATGCTTCTGAATTCTACTATTTCAAAATAATCTTCTAATAGTTCGTGTAATTTCTCTTTGCTGTAAGCTTGTCCGCCTTTCATACTTTTCTCACGATATACTTCCCAATCACTTATTTCTAGCGCTCCTCCAATTTCAGTAAACCCTGGAGCAAAGCATGTTAATCCAAAATATCCTCCGGTTTTTAGTGCATTATGAATCATTTGAATGTACCCAATCCGTCTATGTGGCCATAGATGATGTAAACAACCAGAATCATATACCAAATCATATTGTTGATCCTTTATATTAAGTTCAAATACGGACTTGCATTCAAAATTTATTGAAATATTCTTCTCTCTGGCACGTTCCTTCGCCCAATCAATAGCTTCTTCCGATATGTCAACTGCATCCACCTCGTATCCTTTAAGTGATGCATATATTGCGTTTCTTCCTGGCCCACATCCCAATTCCAGCATTCTACCAGCATGTAAGATCCCCGATTCAAAATATGATACGAGATTCTCATCTGGATAGTTCACAAAAAAGGGACTTTCTTCGTTCTATCGCTATAAAACTTGTTCCAAAAAGGAGCGGGCTCTCTCATTAACGAATCTATCATGTTAAAAAGATCATCTATGTTTTTTATGGTTTCACCTGACATCTTTGACACCTCCCTAGTAATCATTATTTACTATGCTTCAATTTCACCTAACGTAATATTCACGAAGTTCGCCAATCTACAGAATACAATTATATAAACGATCAAATCAGGATTCTAATTGTACCTATAGATTATACTATAAAATGGAAAAATATGACGAACGGAATTCTTTCACTTCCAAACAAAAAGCCTCCGCCAATTCCACTGGCGAAAACATCTTAAAATTGATTCACACGAACATCCCATCAATGACAGGTACGTGTGTATTACCAACGTCAGATTCTTGTAAGTTGGCGCAAAACTGACCCTAAAAACTGCGATTCCCCTCATTTAAAGGGGTTATATGCAAGTACAACATTGAAATGAAGTCCAAACATCACGATTCACCCTGTGGCTGATATCGGAACATACAGGCATGAGAAAGCTGCTGTTATTCGGTATGCTGATCCACGGTTTTGATTGGATCGTCGGCCTATTGTGTCATGCCTAGTATCCGAGCATGCTGATCGCGCGTTTTTTCCAGGGAGTCGATGCTTCGGTAATTCCATATGATCGGCCACGAAAAAAACACGACCTAATCCGTCGTGTTCATAATCGTGTTAGGTGGAGCGGTCTCACTATTCACCAACCTATTTTTCATGATAAACAGGTGATTGTATTAAGCTAGTTGTGAAGGTTTTGTCGACTTTCTCATGAATCCATATAAAATGTTTAGCACAGGCGATAAGAACCCTAAGGAAATTAAAATCGGAATTTGGGGAGATGTAAGGAACACCTTGTGAATAAAGAAGAATGTGTACCAATCAATTTTTGATACACATTCCTTTTATTTCTATTCGTTCATTTCAATCATATAGATTTTCTCGAGCTTCTCTTGCATCGCCTCTTCAATCTTAGCCGCATACTCTTCAAAAACTTGCGCATCATGTGCGTATGGAGATAAGGCACAAGCGCGAAGAATCGTTACTTTGCCAGCACGATCCCATTCTGCCCTGCTGAACCCAAGGTTCTGTACGAAATCCAGTGGACTATCTCCATAATCTGGAATAGCAAAATCCGTATGGGATGTAAGGAATTCGTTGTTGTACAAATCGCCTTTTACATATGAGGCATATTCAAAGAAGTCATGGTTCAACTTGTTCATTTTTTCCAAATCGGTATTACCTTCTTCATTAAAAACGTAATCAACCATATTAAAGTCTGGCTTTGTCAACGGGTGGATCTTAATCACCTTTCCATTAACATTGAATTTTCTGTCCTTCAGGAAGTTGTAGAAGCGGTATGCTCCCTCGATGCTTGCGCCCATTAGCTTGCCGTAGCCAGTTATGTTGAGTGGCAATACATGGTGAGCGGTCCATACACTTGCAGCGGTTGCACCTGCTTTAGAACCTTCGAGAATATAAGCACCGAGCAACGCCGGAATGTCTGCATCTTTCTCGAATACATAAGTTGCAAAGTATGAAATCGCATCGCGCATTCTGCTATCTTTAATAACAATTGCACCTGCAGAGTAAGGAATATAGCCCATTTTGTGAGGATCAATAGTAATCGTCTCCACTTGGCTCATTGCTTTGAAGGCATTGTATACTTCTTCAGTTAGCCATTCATTTTTCAAGCTCATATCCGTGAAAATGTTATGTTTTTTGTACATTTCATCAATTTTGTCAAACGCAATAAATTCATCATTTTGATCCAAGAAGATGGCACGAGCATAACCTCCATATGCAGCATCTACATGGATATAATAGTAAATTCCTTCCTTTTCTAATTTCTCTCGAAGCGCAACAATTTTATGGATATTGTCAATTTGACCTTCCTCAGTACTACCCACTACCCCAACCACTCCCAGAATCGGAATGTTCTCTGCTGCTAATTTGCGAATGCTTGCTTCCAGCTTATCGATATCCATATGGTAGCTGCTATCTACATCAATTGCTTCTACACAATCAAGTCCGATCCCAATAATGTCAGCTGCTTTTAGCCAAGAGTAATGTTTAGTTTGCGGGATGAGCCATTTCCCTAATTTTTCAAGGTACCGGCCGCTACGTGCAGATTTTGCTTTTACGTCATCAAGTTTGTCCGGAATTTGCTCCATAATGTCCAGAATTTCATTGGTAGACATATTCAGCAGTTCCCATTCTGATTTACCTTCTACATATTCAGGTGCTATTTCTTTAATCGCAAGCGGCAAGGACTTCATGTTACGTGCATACCAGAGTCCTTCCAAGTTTGCGATGGAACCATCAGCACAGATGTGTCCCCAGCTTTCCCCTTCCTTGTAACTCATCATGCTGCATAATTGATGTCCAACTTCTTCTTCCATTTGTGATGTACCCGGGGACGATTCATAAGCAACATTGTTACCATTCCAGAGCATAGCAGCGGTATAGGCAATAATCGCAGGCATCAATGTTTCCGAGTTCATATGACCCCAGAAGCGGCCAGCTGTATGCCATGGCAGAGATTCCGTGCGAAGCTTGGAGGACAATTCGTTGAACACGCTGCGCATATGGTTTGCTGTATCCTGGAAGCTTTCCGAGGTTTTATCATAAGGTGTAATAACCGGCAAATCTTGTGGCTGATAGTTCTGGCGCCAACCAACGTGCTCATCGACAACTTTTAGCAATATTTCTTTGAAAAGATCGACGTTTTCCCCTTTATCCCCAAGGAATAGTGCTTTTAAGTTGATTTCTGGCATTTCATAATTCATGTATTTTCCTCCTATTCATGTGTATCAATGACAATGCTGATGAATTCAATTTATTTCTCTTTTTTCCAGCTTGGTCTCTTTACTTTATAGATGACAAGAGCAATACCTACCATCACAATCGTCGTTACAACTTGAAAAATGATGTAGCCTGTGTGTTGACTTGGGCTCAGAATAGAGGGCGGAATCAAGCTGACTACAAGTGTAATAGCTACACTTAGCAGAGACAACAATGCTACAAACCACATAAGACCATTACCTTTGTTGCCTAGACGGAACGGTCTTTCCACTCGAGGCATCTTATAGCGTAAGCGGATGGCAGAAATGGAAATCAGTAAATATACGATACAATATAAGATGGTTGTTGTAATCGTAATGATCAGGAATGCACTATTGACGTCCGGTACAACAATGTATAGTACAGATACGAGTGAGATAACGATCGCTTGAATCATAACGAATGTAATCGGAATATTCTTAGACGTTCTCTTCTGGAAGAACGGCGGCAAGTTACCTTCCTCAGCCACTTTAATCATTGATTTACTTGGTCCAAGCACCCATGCACTCAGTTGAACAAGTACACCGATTAGAATCATTGCAGAAATAATGTTGACGAAAATCGATGGAACCCCTAAATTATTACAGAAGATCATATAGGGCTGTGTGATGTTTGCCAATTCCATTTTGCCTTTCGGCACAGCATTAGATACCGTCATTCCAGCAACAAGATTGAAAATGACGAGCAAAATAACGGATGCGATAACGGCAATCGGATAATTCCGTTTCGGATTTTCAATATTGTTCGCATGAACGGAAGAAATTTCAACACCGGCGAAAATGAAGATAATCCCAGATAAGTAAGCCAAGCTTCCCAGATCTCCTAGATTCGGCAGCAGATCGCTTGCCTTGAAGTTGCCCAGATAGCTGTCCGGCTGAATTCCATTTTTGAATAGATAAATAACGCCTAAAATAACAAGAAAGACGAATGGGATATATACCCCAATGATGGCTCCCCAGTTACCTGCAATTTTGACCATATCGAACTTCAAGTTCAATAAGGTAACGCCCCAGTAAGATATGAGAATGACTACAAATATAAAGTAGTTATTGGATGACAACTTAGGAGCGTTAATCACGTATCCAAATAGTACACCTACCGTTGATGCTACCATGACCATCCCGAAAAACATTTGTACCCATAACAGCCATGAAGTAACGAATCCCCACTTTTCACCTAATCCATTTTTGACCCATACTTGTGGACCGCCCTCTTGGGGAAATGCCGTGGACAGTTCAGCAGACATTAATGCAATGGGAAGTGCGAACAAGATCGCTGCAACCAGCATGTAGAAAATCTGTGTCCAACCCGTAATGGCAAGTGTCGGTACACTACGGACAGTACCAAAAAAAGCCATTGTAATACCGATTAACCCGAACAGTGTCAATTTTTTTGAATTAGCCATAATCCCTACCCTTCCTTCTATGACAACAATGATTTAATCAATTTTGCTCCCAGACAATGACGTTTATCGTTTTCAACATACCTCTAGAATGTCTTGCAAATGATGATTTTATTCTGTTCTTTGAAAAAATAAGGGAAGGTAAATTTGGCAAAAAATAAAAACAAAAAAAGAACCGGTTTTGGCCATTTACGGCAACAAAACCAGTTCTAATGCGACATTCTATGTGATTTATACCAGCTTTACAAGGTTGTAGTTCTTTTTGCCTTTGCGAATAATAATGAATCGTCCATCAAAGGAGTTTCCCAATGAAACATCCATATTTATATCTGTAATTTTGTCGCCATTCATCGTGATGGCGCCATTCGTAATATCTTCACGTGCTTGACGCTTGGATGGCTCAATACCTAAATCAACCAGCCAGTCGATAATATTTTTTGTTTCCTTGGAGGCATGGAATGTAGGCATATCTTTGAAGCCTTGCTCAATTTCATCTGCTGTCAACGATTTAATATCCCCACTGAATAATGCTTCTGTAATTTTTCGTGCTTGATTTAAGGCTTCCTCACTGTGAACGAACTTCGTCATTTCTTCTGCCAATTTAAGCTGAGCTTCACGTTTGTGAGGTTCTGTCTGTACCTTCACTTCCAGTTCATCGATTTGTTCTTTCTTCAAGAAGGTAAAGAATTTCAAGTATCTAATAACGTCACGATCATCTGTATTCGCCCAAAACTGGTAAAATTCGAATGGAGTCGTTTTGTTTGGATCGAGCCAGATGGCGCCGCCTGCTGTTTTACCGAACTTCGTACCGTCCGCTTTCAACATCAACGGAATGGTCAAACCGAATGCTTTCGCTTCTGGGCCTTCTTTTTTACGAATCAAATCAAGTCCACTTGTAATGTTGCCCCATTGGTCTGCACCGCCAATTTGCAGTTGGACATCTTCTTCTTTGAACAAGTGATGGAAGTCCATAGACTGAAGAATCTGGTATGAGAACTCGGTAAAGGAAATCCCCGTATCGAGTCGACTCGCTACGATATCTTTGGCCAGCATCGTATTGACGCTGAAGTTCTTTCCGTAGTCACGCAAGAAATCCAATATCGTTAAGTTATGTGTCCAATCGTAGTTGTTCACCATGCGTAGTCCCGTGTCGCCTTCGTTAACGAACAGTTTCTTCATTTGCGCTGTCAGCGCATCTACGTTCTGCTGTACTTGATCCATGGTTTGCAGCGTACGTTCTGTTGTCCGACCGCTTGGATCACCAATTGTACCAGTTGCTCCGCCAATCAAGATTACGGGGCGATGGCCAGCAAGCTGGAATCGCTTCATCATCATAAAGGGAATCAAGTGGCCAATATGCATACTGTCACCGGTAGGGTCAACACCACAGTATAGCGATATCGACTTCTCACTTGTAATTTTGTGCAAACCTTCTGCATCTGTCTGTTGATTAATGGCACCGCGCCATTCCAGCTCATCTACAATGTTCAACATTTCGCTTCAGCTCCTAAATGTATAAGTTAATTTTTATGCACATGTACCTTTTAGAAAAAACAAAAAATCGTCTCCTAGTCTATTTTAGACATAGGGACGATTAATTAACCGTGTTACCACCCAAATTGCATTAACAGTGCTGCAGCCACTATTAATACCACTTTCGGCAATGATATCGATTGCCAGTCCGCTTAGCGTTACCTAAGATACTCCAGAGTGTAATTCGCAATGTTGTGTGTACCAGGTCTCATCAACCCCTGGCTTTCTGTAGAACAGGGACAATATTGCTACTGCGCTCTTTCATCGTGTTATTCAATATTAGATTACTGACAATAATAGTCCAAGAGAAATTGTTTGTCAAACACTAAATTTATCAGGAAGATAGTTTTACTCTGTTCCGCAACCTCAGTAAAAGCTTGGTCTTGGTCCTTCTCTGAATAAGGAAGGTTTGTCCATCATTCCAAACTATCCAATTCGACAACATCTCCGTTAGAGGCCTTCACGGCATACTTACAATCTAACATACCGCATAATACATACTTCTTCTGCACAAGATCATACACATAGCCTGGTGTTAATTCGAGCCAACTCTTGAGTTTGTCAAAGGCTTCGTCATGACTCACAGAAATTTCCTCTTCGATCTGGAACTCATCAAACGTATTGAGCAGCGGTTTATTATCCATATAATTGATAACCTTATAACTCTGCGCATGGATGAACAGGAGGAGCTTACGCTGAAAAGCAAGATTACTTGGCGCCTTCAGCCTCAATGTCGCTTGAATATATCCTCTTTCCCGATGCAACGTCTTCAGTATCCATTGTCCGGAATCATCTGGATAGAGCTGGCTTAAACCAGCTTCAACTGCGGCTATACATTTGGCTTGTTCTACGTCTGTGATTGAAAATGAGTCCGGATGCGGCTCAAGATCTATTGCCTGTTCGATTGTAACTCCCTCTTGCAGACGCATCTCCGTCCTTTCGAACGATTCCGTGTTCACTTGTTCCCAAACCATCACTTGATCAATATTCAGTCGCATTCCTGCACCTGATTTATTCTCAAATGGGATTGTCGCTGTTCCATCATTCGTGATGTAGATTTCCTCTATTCCATAGAAAGGCAAGAGCCGCTGCTTCTCATATAACGGATAATCTATAAGCTGCATTTGCTTTCTCGCAAGTGGCTCTACGTCTTTAAGCGTGAGAGAATAGTTCTCTTCTTGCACAATAGAGCTAGAAGGAAACTGACCATAT
The window above is part of the Paenibacillus sp. FSL K6-0276 genome. Proteins encoded here:
- the tyrP gene encoding tyrosine-tyramine antiporter; this translates as MANSKKLTLFGLIGITMAFFGTVRSVPTLAITGWTQIFYMLVAAILFALPIALMSAELSTAFPQEGGPQVWVKNGLGEKWGFVTSWLLWVQMFFGMVMVASTVGVLFGYVINAPKLSSNNYFIFVVILISYWGVTLLNLKFDMVKIAGNWGAIIGVYIPFVFLVILGVIYLFKNGIQPDSYLGNFKASDLLPNLGDLGSLAYLSGIIFIFAGVEISSVHANNIENPKRNYPIAVIASVILLVIFNLVAGMTVSNAVPKGKMELANITQPYMIFCNNLGVPSIFVNIISAMILIGVLVQLSAWVLGPSKSMIKVAEEGNLPPFFQKRTSKNIPITFVMIQAIVISLVSVLYIVVPDVNSAFLIITITTTILYCIVYLLISISAIRLRYKMPRVERPFRLGNKGNGLMWFVALLSLLSVAITLVVSLIPPSILSPSQHTGYIIFQVVTTIVMVGIALVIYKVKRPSWKKEK
- the tdc gene encoding tyrosine decarboxylase; this translates as MNYEMPEINLKALFLGDKGENVDLFKEILLKVVDEHVGWRQNYQPQDLPVITPYDKTSESFQDTANHMRSVFNELSSKLRTESLPWHTAGRFWGHMNSETLMPAIIAYTAAMLWNGNNVAYESSPGTSQMEEEVGHQLCSMMSYKEGESWGHICADGSIANLEGLWYARNMKSLPLAIKEIAPEYVEGKSEWELLNMSTNEILDIMEQIPDKLDDVKAKSARSGRYLEKLGKWLIPQTKHYSWLKAADIIGIGLDCVEAIDVDSSYHMDIDKLEASIRKLAAENIPILGVVGVVGSTEEGQIDNIHKIVALREKLEKEGIYYYIHVDAAYGGYARAIFLDQNDEFIAFDKIDEMYKKHNIFTDMSLKNEWLTEEVYNAFKAMSQVETITIDPHKMGYIPYSAGAIVIKDSRMRDAISYFATYVFEKDADIPALLGAYILEGSKAGATAASVWTAHHVLPLNITGYGKLMGASIEGAYRFYNFLKDRKFNVNGKVIKIHPLTKPDFNMVDYVFNEEGNTDLEKMNKLNHDFFEYASYVKGDLYNNEFLTSHTDFAIPDYGDSPLDFVQNLGFSRAEWDRAGKVTILRACALSPYAHDAQVFEEYAAKIEEAMQEKLEKIYMIEMNE
- the tyrS gene encoding tyrosine--tRNA ligase — encoded protein: MNIVDELEWRGAINQQTDAEGLHKITSEKSISLYCGVDPTGDSMHIGHLIPFMMMKRFQLAGHRPVILIGGATGTIGDPSGRTTERTLQTMDQVQQNVDALTAQMKKLFVNEGDTGLRMVNNYDWTHNLTILDFLRDYGKNFSVNTMLAKDIVASRLDTGISFTEFSYQILQSMDFHHLFKEEDVQLQIGGADQWGNITSGLDLIRKKEGPEAKAFGLTIPLMLKADGTKFGKTAGGAIWLDPNKTTPFEFYQFWANTDDRDVIRYLKFFTFLKKEQIDELEVKVQTEPHKREAQLKLAEEMTKFVHSEEALNQARKITEALFSGDIKSLTADEIEQGFKDMPTFHASKETKNIIDWLVDLGIEPSKRQAREDITNGAITMNGDKITDINMDVSLGNSFDGRFIIIRKGKKNYNLVKLV
- a CDS encoding ABC transporter ATP-binding protein — its product is MKQTQHSGDQQQSREQHFISLRIMFKEMFLHTRTQWVLLMLGAVTVIAISILEFMIPQLTKEIIDQIIPEKRYYALLETGGLILLAALLLGIFNFSSSYVMTIVSQKAIFQLRNKLHKHTLSLDLKFFDRNRTGDLMARLTSDVNQLQELVSADSLSIIADVITFAAIVGYLLYTDWQLALITLITLPFLFITSRYFSLRIKSAYRAVRHISAQLNNSLQDTLSGIRMIKSFASEDAEAKQFKALSEQHRIATVFASRLSGTFSPIIDWLNYVGMTSVLLFGAWQVMHGNMSVGDIVAYLAYLRLLQAPIRSFSRMITKVQQSAAAFERIQEVLATVPEVYDKEGAIVLPPVKGQIVFDDVEFAYEEGHPILQNFQLRIPCNQTTALVGSSGSGKSTIAYLIARLYDVQRGDIYIDSYPLTEVTVKSLRQQMGIVSQDVILLNGTIRENIAYGKPQATEDEIKAAAHAANAHEFISAFPMGYDTPIGERGVKLSGGQKQRLSIARAFLTNPRILILDEATAALDTESEQHIQHALSVLLPGRTCLVIAHRLSTIQNADQIVVLEHGQIVELGNHENLLRRNGRYKELYEMQFPTKSNFEQIL
- a CDS encoding MarR family transcriptional regulator, with amino-acid sequence MKRKPAKEYTTEQQLPRLGTSPYLKLMERTSSSDTNLNSAHLGLIMLWLGDNVLDMVDIDLAAFDITESKLDLLLLLSLHADQELVTPSSIADRLGIRRSSVTALLIWLEKKNLIVREPYAKDGRMTHVRISAEGSTLVNQILPTFWSTCASLVDELDKEEQAVFQKVLVKLNASLEKRLGSGR